The Coffea eugenioides isolate CCC68of chromosome 8, Ceug_1.0, whole genome shotgun sequence genome has a segment encoding these proteins:
- the LOC113781664 gene encoding uncharacterized protein LOC113781664 isoform X2, translating to MSPPPGPYSGTSTLALVARASAFTFGVVYGNLKLKYLKETLAYRIS from the exons ATGTCGCCTCCTCCTGGACCCTACTCCGGCACCAGCACTCTCGCCTTG GTGGCTCGTGCTTCAGCCTTCACGTTTGGAGTCGTCTATGGAAATTTGAAGCTTAAGTATCTTAAG GAAACCTTAGCCTACCGAATATCGTAA
- the LOC113781664 gene encoding uncharacterized protein LOC113781664 isoform X1 has translation MSPPPGPYSGTSTLALVARASAFTFGVVYGNLKLKYLKARILQNPFWLRILLKCLKWPCF, from the exons ATGTCGCCTCCTCCTGGACCCTACTCCGGCACCAGCACTCTCGCCTTG GTGGCTCGTGCTTCAGCCTTCACGTTTGGAGTCGTCTATGGAAATTTGAAGCTTAAGTATCTTAAG GCCAGAATATTGCAAAACCCATTCTGGCTACGTATCCTTCTCAAATGTCTCAAATGGCCCTGCTTCTGA